TATCACAGGTCAGGAATGATAGTAAAGGATACTCCCATTGAAATTggctcctggccgggcgcagtggctcatgcctgtaatcccagcactttgggaggctgaggcgggtggatcacctaaggttgggagttcgagaccagcctgaccaacatggagaaaccccgtctctactaaaaatacaaaattagccaggcatggtggtgcctgcctgtaatcccagctattcgcgaggctgaggcaggagaatcacttaaacccgagaagctgaggttgcggtgagccaagatcgtgccattgcactccagcctggacaagagtgaaactccatctcaaaaaaagaaattggctcCTTAAATTCAATGGAGATGACGGGAGTTAGGATGTAGTTAAGGCACAAGTGGAAAGATTTAGCATCCAGAAACAAAGAGAGTTTGGTTACCATAACtggcagcagagcaagatggTAATCAAAATGGTTTCACCCACAGAAATCTTTAGGGTTAACTGATGGTGGTGCCCCTAGAACTGAAATAGAGAAGCAGGATATTAAACTTTTcttaacatatgaaaaaagcaaaCTGTAGGTCTAGTGAATAAAGGTCTATTTTTAATTACAAGCCACAGCTTCTTATCCAGTTTTTAGATTTAAATCAGCTTAGATCATTGACATTTAATTATTGCtgtattaatgaaataaaataaaatttaggtttactattgttttattctgtttctcGTTCCTGGGTTACCTGAATCTTTTTTAGTATTCCACCTTAATTTATTAATGCTTTTGAAAATAATCTGTAGTTTTTTAGGGAAAAATCTGTGTCGCTCTAGGGATGATACAAATACTTAATTTCTTACAGTCTACTGTATAGTATTAATATCTTGAGGTTAGCAGTTTGgcattagcctgggcaacagagtgagaccccatctctaaaaaaaaaaaaaaaaaaaaaaaaaaattagctggacgtggtagtacatgcctgtagttccagttactgaagaggctgaagtgggaggatcacctgaacccaggttgaagctgcagtgagccatgatcacagaactgcacttcagcttgggtgacagagacttcaccttaaaaaaacagaaacaagaacaacaaaaaaaaaactgtatatcCTCTACAGAGAATCACATAaaacaatgttaatttttttctttcaaataacaaatgtaatttttaaaacctcaagAGAAGTCTATTATATTTACCCTATACATTATGCCTTCTTTATTCCTGCCATTCTAAGTTTCCTTCTGCTATAActtcccttctttttaaaaagcttccctTGACAATTCTTTTAGAGCAGGTTTACTAGTGATAAATCCTGTTAGTTTTCcctcatttgaaaaatgtcttGACCTTTTCTCTTTGTACTTTTGACTCCTTTATAATACTTAGGTACTTTGAAAAAGTTTTCTGATTGAATCTTCTCTCCCCCCAAAACTATAATGAAGAGTACAGATTTATGCCAAATATCTGATAGCAAAGAGTTTTTAATAAACATCAATtaaaatacagttaaaagttcaaaaattttCTATGACTAGCCAATAAATTGCTGCAACTTTTACAGCTAACGCTGGTGTTCCCAAAATTTGAAACATAGTACTTTTCAAGAACTGTGGAAAAGCTTGATTACAACAAAAATAACAGGCAGAGTGTTCTATTGTTCCTGTTTCCTCCTGAAACTTAAACTCTGAATAGCAACAGATTGCAGCAAATGTAGCTCAGGATATTCTGAAAAATACAGCCCCAGGAAATAGCTAGTTAAAACGTGGACCACATTTCAATTCCACCTTTCCAGTGGAGATAATCAGTAGACTCAAAGAGATCCAAGGGTTGGATGAGTAACCATAGTTGAAAATGCTGACACaaattattatttggcaataataaACTGAGGTGAAATGATGCCAAGTAACTGATGTAGTGGAAGTATGTTCTGGTCTGACTAGAATACAGCAATAAAAGTTGAGAGGTTAATAAGGGCAAAAGAACCTTCAGATAAATGGAGAATGAGAAAGAATTGATGATTCAAAAAACATACTTCATTGTGATGACAAGCaaattaaggatgaaaaaaagcaaggtgaaaagaaataggaaaaatagtTCAGGatgtagaaaaattatttcacaacAGCCAGGAAATTCTCTTGACAGAGGATCTCTTGGTAAAATAAACGTGGAGATGAACTAGAACAGGTATGAGGTTCTAGCAGAAGAAACATTTGCATAAATGTGACTTTCTTATCCAGCCACACTATTTCTTAAAAGCAACACAATTTCCAAAACTTTCTTGCTCAAAGCTCAGATTTACACAATGCCACCTCTAAGAGGCAGGACACTAGCCTAAACTAAAATGTCCCTTATGTCTGTTCTTACTGTCTTCTCCTTTGGCTTGAGAGATGTTTTGATTTGTAAAAGTACTGGCCAATACAACAAAATGGAGACATAAATTATGTCATAACAGAATTTTACATATGTTTCCTTATATTATGTTCATTAATGTATTACATGCTTTAATAATTTCACTCAGTTAAAAAATGATGGTATGATGCTTTAAAGCTGGTTCAATCATGATTTTATAAGCTTATTTATCAAGAGTGAAAATAGAAGACTATTAAAAACAGCTAAAAAGGTAATGTGTCATAGTGTTTAATGTTTCTGTAATTGTTGGTAAGGCTTGTATGTAAGTCTGATGCAGAATTCTTAATGGCACTCAAACAGTTCTTTTCTCAGCCACATGGTATCCACTGGTGCTATGAGTCTGGAAGAGACTGGCTATGGGTACCACTTCTTGTCTTCAGCTGTGACTGTGCAATATCAGCAAGTGCGCTTTGTATCTTTTCCAGAAGCATGTCTCCTCGATAAACAACATCCTCCAGACATGTAGCAGCTTCATGGTTTTCCTCTTCTAGCTTATACAAGCTAGCAGCCTTTATaagacacaaattttaaaatctttagagTTTAGAAAGAGAAGCTGTCACAgatgtacttatttttaaatctggATGACTTTGCAATCATTGTGATATGTTTTTCAgtaaagaaattctaaaaatcagacaaCTTTTAAGAATTTTCCCCATGTgaattattaaaaagaatgacTTTTCAATTAGAGATCTCTAGATATCTTTAAGTGACTCCCTTACACATTACGTTTAGACACCATTATTCTACTCCAATTGTAGAATGCCACCCTCCTCTCATTCTTCACTAGGAAAAGAGACTAATTGAGGAAAATAAGAGGTTTCCTTATAATGGAAATTTGAATATTATAACAAAaggtgctatgatttgaatgtgtcccctccaaaattcatacattaaaatctaatccccaatgtgatggtattaagagggaAGGGGCCTTTAAGAGAATATTAagtcatgaaggcagagatctCATAGATGGAATTAGTACCCTTAAAATATGGCTTGAGGTTGAAGAGGGAGctcttgctcttttgcccttctgccttcagcCATGTGAGGAAACAGGAAGAAGGCCCTCAACATGGCCCTAAACATGGCACCATGTTTAATAAAAATTCATTACTCATGCACAGTGAGTAAtaaatgccttgatcttggacttcccagactccagaactgtgagaaaataaatttctgttctttataaattactgtctCAGGTatgttgttatagcagcacaaacctCCTTTAATTCAAAATTCTCTATTACTGGTAAAATTCTCAAAGGAATAGAGGCTTACCTGTAAAGCAGCTGTAGATTCTTCACTGGGTAAGGAATCTATCAAAACATCAATGTCTTTTGCTGTTCGTGCAATCAGTGCTGCAAAAAGCTGGGCATACTCTAGAGAAAGATACTGCTAGATTAGGATATTAGAAAACCTCAAGTTTTCAGAAACAAATTTTAAGTTAATGAAACCAGAAACTTCATATAGCTTTTTCTGCCCTAAGATTCTAATgattcggccaggcgtggtggctcacgcctgtaatcccagcactttgggaggccaaggcaggcggatcacgagatcaggagtttgagaccagcctgaccaacatgatgaaaccccatctctactaaaaatacaaaaattagccagacgtggtggcatgcgcctgtaatcccagctactcaggaggctgaggcaggagaattccttgaacctgggaggcgaaagttgcagtgaccctagatcgcatcactgcactccagcctaggcgacagagcgagactccgtctcaaaaaaaaaaaaagaagattctaaTGATTAAAATATACACCAATCCTGTTACACATTTAGCTCAAATTGGGAATTAAGCATAATGTATGTAATTTCATTTATTATGACAATATAGTGGTCACTTgaataaagaaatttataaatgGGATGCCTTCCCTGTTAAGGTCCCTCACTCAGCTAAATTAACACAAATTCTCCTCTAAAGGAGTAACAATCTATTATCTGACATGAACCAGAATTATGAGATGTTAGGTGAATTGACTGTAAATTTTTTACAACAAACAAAACTTGTAATATTCTCaaacaattttagaaataaaataagctgAATTTCTCAAGAAATCTAATTTTAAAGGATTACAAAAAATGTGAGAGTCAAACTAAGAGAAGCTAAGAAAACCTGTTTACCTTCTGTAGGGTTAGCTGGCTGGTCTTTGTTAATTGCTGTCTGAATATTATTGaaagaggcaggaggaccacatTGCTGCAATACTCCAATGGCGTTACAAAACTGATCTGCAAGCTTAGGCCAAAGAAAACATATCAAGGTTAGAAAGGACTTATCAGTTTTAAGGACTTTATTGGTAATGGCAACAACAATAAGTTTCTGTAATGATAATCTCTGAGCAAGGGAATAAAACAGAAAGGAGTGATTGTTGATAAAATAAGCCAGTTATTATTAATGTTGATTAAACGTTTTAATTCTGCAAAGAAACTAAGTTTGGTATCAATCTAGGTAAAGTTAAATTTGATATAAATCTAGTTGAAACAgttgaaatacaaaataatctttcttttcttgtgatagtaaaATGATAAGAGAACATTGGCCAATACTTATTGTAAGCCACAAGTAAAGACTTTTTGGGGATAGTGATGGAAAAGAGCAAATTTGACTTGTAAATATCTATGGCATcatgtttaataaaaatttatttctcatgcacAAAGTAtatgattccttttctttctttcttttttttttttcaagggtgGCACATCTCACACAAGCATATGAATATCCAATCATCACGCTCATGATTCCTTTTCTGAGACTGGAGTAGTTACAAGTGTAAAGAAATAGTGAGGAAAAGGCTGCTCAGAAAAGCACCTTAAGTAAGCAGAAATGTATTTGTTCAAGACTCAATTTTTAAACTCTTGTACTCTAAAAGTATTCCTTAAGTGCTTTTAAAGATTGGGAATAGCAATTCCTTACCATCTCCAAATTAAATACACCTATCCTCCCTACCAATTTCTCTTACCTAGTCTTGACCTCTCAAACCTCCTATTTCTAATAAGTATTTCCACTGGGTTTCTCTGCCATTGTTTCAATGACAGAACTCAAAGGCAACTGTTtcctctttttaatatttaatttgtattgAAAGTCTCCTAGTCAACCAATCTAACTTCAGATTCTTACTTTCCTTTGATCTTCATATTCTGCTAATACTAcaaatctttctcttttccttctatcATTGTTGCTTAGTTCAACCAATTATCTCACACCAGAATTATTACAATAGTCTTCTTGTTGTTTTCCAGTTCACCAGGTTATTTATTTTACCCTGATCAAAACATTTGAGCTTACTCCACCACTGTCTTCAAGATAAATCTCCAACTCAGGCTGTTTTGAAGCTTTCAATAATCTAAGTCAACTCTACTGACTCGTTTTCCACTACTCCTTCATATTTATCTAACTAGTCATAAAGTCACTTATGACTAAATGGCTTTGCCCAGGTTTTGCTAATTGTAATGGAGCAATAAGTGCTCAGATGTATACAAACCTAGGTCCTAATCCTAGCTCTATTAATCCAAgtagcatttttcatttttaaattggatacATTCTCCTATTATAGCATTGTTGTAACAgaggaaacacacacaaaaaaatattcAGCACAGTGTCTATCTTTTCCATCCTTCAAAAGCTTTTAAGATCCATTTAGTCAACAAAAATTTATGGAAAATAACTAAAGTACTGCATATAAACACTACAGAGACATAGTGAATGCGACATAGCTTCTGCACTCACGGTTTTCAGAGGGTAGAACAAATGTTAAAAGTTATACAAATAATTCTGATTAGGATAAATGCTAAGAAGATTCCCCCTATTTTGGTTCACATCACTCCATATTCCAATTTACATCAGAACCTGAAGCTGAAAATACTCAATTCATTATAACTCCCTAACCACATACTGTTTTTCCATCACTTAAATGTCTCCTGAGTATTTGACATTTTTTAACCTCCTTTAGGAGTATCTCTTTGTAAACATGATGGTGCttacacacagtaggcactcataCTAGTTATCCTAAAGGCTTTTCTCCAAAATCCAATTATCATTATGCCTAACCTGGAGTTAAGGCCATATTCACTCTGTCCTTATTATCCTTCTAGTTACAAGACATGTATGAATATGCAAAATTTTCCCTAAAATAAGATTTCTATCCAGCAGCATCATTACAATTTGATTTCGTAAAACCTCAAAGGAGTAGTTCCCTGAGGAAGGCTGGCTGGCAGCCCAGGCAAGTCCCTGCAGGGTAGAATTTATCTTG
The sequence above is a segment of the Pan paniscus chromosome 10, NHGRI_mPanPan1-v2.0_pri, whole genome shotgun sequence genome. Coding sequences within it:
- the MED21 gene encoding mediator of RNA polymerase II transcription subunit 21, producing the protein MADRLTQLQDAVNSLADQFCNAIGVLQQCGPPASFNNIQTAINKDQPANPTEEYAQLFAALIARTAKDIDVLIDSLPSEESTAALQAASLYKLEEENHEAATCLEDVVYRGDMLLEKIQSALADIAQSQLKTRSGTHSQSLPDS